The following are encoded in a window of Cycloclasticus pugetii PS-1 genomic DNA:
- a CDS encoding MaoC family dehydratase, producing MSEGFSVEEMKVGQSASMSKTVTEADIILFAGITGDFNPAHIDEEYAKQSMFKGRIAHGMLSAGFISATLAMKLPGPGSIYLGQNMKFKAPVKIGDTVKTKVTITDINIDKKIVKLDTVCMVGETKVVIGDCAMMKP from the coding sequence ATGTCAGAAGGGTTTAGTGTTGAAGAAATGAAGGTGGGGCAGTCTGCCTCTATGAGCAAAACAGTGACGGAAGCAGATATTATTTTATTTGCCGGTATTACGGGTGATTTTAACCCCGCTCATATTGATGAAGAATATGCCAAACAAAGCATGTTTAAAGGACGAATTGCTCATGGCATGCTGTCAGCAGGTTTTATTAGTGCAACATTAGCGATGAAATTGCCTGGGCCGGGCAGTATTTATTTAGGCCAAAATATGAAGTTTAAAGCACCGGTTAAAATTGGCGATACGGTTAAAACGAAGGTCACCATTACTGATATTAATATCGATAAGAAAATTGTTAAATTAGATACGGTATGTATGGTTGGAGAGACAAAAGTAGTTATTGGTGATTGTGCAATGATGAAACCATAG
- a CDS encoding acyl-CoA dehydrogenase family protein, protein MNSIYFSEEHTILRDQIRRFVEQKVVPVADEWEEKGYIPREILQQMGDLGFLGIRYSTDYGGSEMDALGSVILAEELGRSTFGGLAVTVLVHTDMASPHLDNFGNKQQLNKYMSEIISGQKITGVAVTEPDVGSDVAAMKTRAVKDGNDYVLNGSKMFITNGVHGDLFFVAAKTDMDVKPSRGITIFAVEKGTLGFSVGKNLKKMGWLSSDTAELIFDNCRVPADNIIGEINKGFYSIMRNFQNERLVLGAQSMGEASKALELTMDYVTTRKAFGGVLFDKQAIRQRLAALAARVEAGKQLVYHSAWLDAQGLDCIKEVSMVKAYCGELVNEVMYDCLQFHGGFGYVRESAIERMYRDARIQAIAGGATEVMLEEVSKRMIN, encoded by the coding sequence ATGAATTCAATTTATTTTTCTGAAGAGCACACGATTTTACGCGATCAGATTCGACGATTTGTTGAACAAAAGGTAGTGCCTGTTGCTGATGAATGGGAAGAAAAAGGCTATATCCCGAGAGAAATTTTACAGCAAATGGGTGATTTAGGCTTTCTGGGTATTCGTTATTCAACTGACTATGGAGGTAGTGAAATGGATGCTTTGGGGTCTGTTATTTTGGCTGAAGAACTTGGCCGTTCAACCTTTGGCGGTTTAGCAGTGACGGTGTTAGTACATACAGATATGGCGTCCCCTCATTTAGATAATTTTGGTAATAAACAGCAATTAAATAAATACATGAGCGAGATTATCTCTGGACAAAAAATTACCGGTGTTGCGGTAACAGAACCGGATGTCGGCTCTGATGTTGCTGCGATGAAAACCCGTGCAGTAAAAGACGGTAATGACTATGTATTGAACGGTTCAAAAATGTTTATTACCAATGGCGTACACGGTGATTTGTTTTTTGTTGCGGCAAAAACAGATATGGATGTCAAACCGTCGCGCGGTATTACTATATTTGCGGTTGAAAAAGGCACCCTTGGGTTTAGTGTTGGTAAAAACCTTAAAAAAATGGGTTGGTTATCGTCAGATACTGCGGAGTTAATTTTTGATAATTGTCGCGTGCCAGCAGACAATATAATCGGCGAGATTAATAAAGGCTTTTATTCCATTATGCGTAATTTCCAAAACGAACGCCTTGTGTTAGGTGCCCAGTCAATGGGCGAGGCTTCTAAAGCGCTTGAGCTAACAATGGACTATGTGACAACACGTAAAGCATTCGGTGGTGTGCTATTTGATAAACAAGCGATACGTCAGCGCTTAGCCGCATTGGCGGCGCGTGTTGAGGCGGGTAAGCAACTTGTTTATCATTCTGCTTGGTTAGATGCACAAGGGCTTGATTGCATAAAAGAAGTCTCTATGGTGAAAGCCTACTGCGGTGAACTGGTGAATGAAGTCATGTATGACTGTCTTCAATTTCATGGTGGCTTTGGCTATGTTCGTGAAAGTGCAATAGAAAGAATGTATCGTGATGCTCGTATTCAAGCCATTGCCGGCGGTGCTACTGAGGTAATGCTCGAAGAAGTTTCAAAAAGAATGATTAATTAA
- a CDS encoding crotonase/enoyl-CoA hydratase family protein — protein sequence MQYKNIIMDIDDRGVAYVTFNRPIVHNAMSADFIQEMQHICATVELDAAVRVVVLTGAGKTFCAGGDLKWMESNISKTRAQRVEETSKLAKMLAALNNLSKPIIGRIQGPAYGGGVGMVSVCDISIGVETAKFALTEVKLGLTPATISPYVVKRIGAANARRNFLNARVFGATEAKTIGLLTDVVTVAELDQAIETEVKMILKCAPGAIASTKKLIDYVDTHTAEENAIYTADNLADAWETEEGKEGIEAFLNKRKASWA from the coding sequence GTGCAGTATAAAAACATAATTATGGATATTGATGATAGAGGGGTGGCTTATGTGACCTTCAATCGACCAATCGTACACAATGCTATGAGTGCTGATTTTATCCAAGAGATGCAACATATTTGTGCCACTGTGGAATTGGATGCTGCTGTTCGTGTGGTTGTTTTAACGGGAGCAGGTAAAACATTTTGTGCCGGCGGTGATTTAAAGTGGATGGAAAGCAATATCAGTAAAACAAGAGCGCAACGTGTAGAAGAAACTAGCAAACTTGCAAAAATGTTAGCGGCTTTAAACAACTTAAGTAAACCTATAATAGGCCGTATTCAGGGGCCAGCTTATGGTGGTGGTGTTGGTATGGTGTCGGTGTGCGATATTAGTATCGGCGTTGAGACAGCAAAATTTGCCTTAACAGAAGTGAAATTGGGGCTGACCCCCGCGACTATTTCACCGTATGTCGTTAAACGAATTGGTGCAGCAAATGCACGCAGAAACTTTTTAAACGCAAGAGTGTTTGGTGCGACGGAAGCAAAAACAATCGGCCTTTTAACAGATGTTGTAACAGTTGCTGAACTAGATCAAGCGATAGAAACAGAAGTAAAAATGATTTTAAAGTGCGCGCCTGGAGCGATTGCCTCGACTAAAAAACTCATTGACTATGTAGATACCCATACAGCAGAAGAAAATGCAATTTACACGGCCGATAATTTGGCGGATGCCTGGGAAACAGAAGAAGGTAAAGAAGGCATAGAAGCCTTTTTAAATAAACGCAAAGCAAGCTGGGCTTAA
- a CDS encoding thiolase family protein: MNKKSVVIVAAKRTALGSFQGQFSSLSASDLGSYAISAAIEDSHIEPTQVDSVHMGCVLPAGQGQAPARQASLKAGLPLSVPCNTVNKMCGSGMQAVMYGYNQIFAGDANCVVAGGMESMTNAPYLSTKLRGGLKMGHSEMIDHMFHDGLQDVKHGKLMGSFAELCAEKYGFTREQQDDFAITSLQRANAATQSTAFESEITPVVVKNRKAETRYATDEQPAKADLNKIKTLRPAFKKDGTVTAANASSISDGAAALVLMDADEARKQGLQALATITAQAAHAQDPDWFSTAPIVAIQKVLEKSGWTINDVDLFEINEAFAVVTMAAIETLNLDPDKVNVNGGACALGHPIGASGARVLVTLIHALKARQLTKGVATLCIGGGEATAMAIEII; the protein is encoded by the coding sequence ATGAATAAAAAAAGCGTTGTTATTGTTGCCGCCAAACGAACGGCTTTAGGTAGTTTTCAAGGTCAATTTTCCTCGCTTAGCGCATCAGACCTTGGCAGTTACGCCATAAGCGCCGCTATCGAAGATAGCCATATTGAACCCACTCAAGTAGACAGCGTGCATATGGGCTGCGTATTACCTGCCGGACAAGGCCAAGCACCCGCACGGCAAGCCTCATTAAAAGCAGGTCTACCGCTATCGGTCCCTTGTAATACTGTTAACAAAATGTGTGGATCTGGCATGCAAGCGGTGATGTACGGCTATAACCAAATATTCGCGGGCGATGCTAACTGCGTGGTCGCAGGTGGCATGGAATCGATGACTAATGCTCCCTACCTTTCAACCAAACTACGTGGGGGCCTTAAAATGGGCCACAGCGAAATGATTGATCATATGTTTCACGATGGCCTGCAAGATGTTAAACATGGCAAATTAATGGGTTCATTTGCTGAACTGTGCGCAGAAAAATACGGCTTCACGCGTGAACAACAAGATGATTTTGCCATTACCTCATTGCAGCGAGCTAATGCAGCGACTCAATCAACGGCTTTTGAGTCTGAAATAACACCGGTTGTCGTTAAAAATCGCAAAGCTGAAACGCGCTATGCAACTGATGAACAACCGGCTAAGGCCGACCTTAACAAAATCAAAACACTACGTCCTGCTTTTAAAAAAGATGGCACGGTTACCGCCGCCAATGCCTCGTCTATTTCTGACGGTGCGGCTGCCTTAGTGCTAATGGATGCAGATGAAGCGCGCAAACAAGGCCTGCAAGCGCTTGCAACCATCACCGCGCAAGCAGCACATGCACAAGACCCTGATTGGTTCAGCACCGCGCCTATTGTTGCTATTCAAAAAGTATTAGAAAAATCTGGTTGGACTATTAACGATGTTGATTTATTTGAAATAAATGAAGCCTTTGCTGTAGTAACCATGGCAGCCATTGAAACGCTTAATTTAGACCCTGACAAAGTGAATGTTAATGGTGGTGCATGTGCCTTAGGTCACCCGATTGGTGCATCAGGCGCGCGCGTTCTAGTCACATTAATTCACGCATTAAAAGCTAGGCAACTGACTAAAGGGGTCGCCACGCTATGTATTGGCGGCGGCGAAGCCACTGCAATGGCGATTGAAATAATTTAA
- a CDS encoding isovaleryl-CoA dehydrogenase produces the protein MTFNVQINDEVDALREAVRKFANGEIAPLAESVDKDNEFPNQLWRAFGDMGLLGMTIPEEYGGTGLNYLSHLVVMEEISRASASIGLSYGANSNLCLNNLYLNGSEEQRYKYLPKLCTGEYIGALAMSEPGAGSDVVGSMSCKAEKKGDKWVANGNKMWITNGPDADVLIVYMRTAGPEAGSRCMTAFIVEKSMPGFSTAQKLDKLGMRGSNTCELVFENCEIPEENVLGNVNEGVKVLMSGLNTERMVLSGGPIGIMQATMDICLPYIHERKQFGKPIGLFELMQGKMADMYVALQSTRAFAYRVAEQYDKGNDSRKDAAGLLLFASENAVKVALEGIQTLGGNGYINEFPTGRLLRDAKLYDIGAGTNEIRRMLIGRELFEDTK, from the coding sequence ATGACTTTTAATGTTCAAATTAATGATGAAGTGGATGCGTTACGTGAGGCTGTACGTAAGTTTGCAAACGGTGAAATCGCCCCACTCGCTGAATCTGTTGATAAAGACAATGAATTTCCAAATCAACTTTGGCGTGCCTTTGGAGACATGGGTTTATTAGGCATGACTATTCCTGAAGAATACGGTGGAACTGGGCTAAATTACCTATCACACCTTGTCGTCATGGAAGAAATATCAAGAGCCTCTGCCTCTATCGGTTTATCTTACGGCGCTAATTCAAACCTTTGCTTAAACAACCTTTACCTAAATGGTAGTGAGGAACAACGATATAAATATTTACCTAAACTCTGTACGGGTGAATATATTGGCGCTTTGGCTATGTCTGAACCCGGGGCAGGTTCAGATGTCGTCGGTTCAATGAGTTGTAAAGCCGAAAAAAAGGGTGATAAATGGGTCGCCAACGGTAACAAAATGTGGATTACCAATGGCCCCGACGCTGACGTGTTGATTGTGTATATGCGCACTGCTGGACCAGAAGCCGGTTCACGCTGCATGACTGCTTTTATTGTAGAAAAGAGCATGCCTGGTTTTTCAACCGCACAAAAACTAGATAAGCTTGGTATGCGTGGCTCTAATACCTGTGAATTGGTTTTTGAAAACTGCGAAATTCCTGAAGAAAATGTACTTGGCAACGTTAACGAAGGGGTTAAAGTTCTAATGAGCGGCCTTAATACCGAGCGCATGGTGCTATCCGGTGGCCCTATCGGCATTATGCAAGCGACCATGGATATTTGCTTACCGTATATTCATGAACGGAAACAATTTGGTAAACCTATTGGCCTGTTTGAGCTAATGCAAGGAAAAATGGCCGATATGTACGTTGCTCTTCAATCAACGCGAGCTTTTGCTTATCGTGTGGCTGAACAATATGACAAAGGCAATGATTCACGTAAAGATGCTGCTGGGCTTTTACTATTTGCTTCAGAAAATGCTGTAAAAGTTGCCTTAGAAGGCATCCAAACGTTAGGCGGTAATGGCTATATTAATGAGTTCCCTACTGGCCGTTTACTACGAGATGCCAAACTTTATGATATTGGCGCCGGTACCAACGAAATTCGTCGGATGTTAATTGGCCGTGAATTATTTGAAGATACAAAATAG
- a CDS encoding acetyl-CoA hydrolase/transferase family protein gives MPVQQMLQEKMVSVSEAVALVNSGDTIDYGFSVTQSDIFDTELAKQKDRLKDVIVRGTLSVAARQIIEQDPDQQHFEYQNWHFSGYDRKKSEQGVVSYIPFNFGEGPHIYREYLKTDVLVLKTSPMDQHGYFNFGVSNTFARACCDIAKKIIIETSSAIPVCYGNENTVHISEVAAVFQGDSAPLFELPSAPISDIDRQVADYIVPLIKDRSCLQIGIGGMPNAVCSALAHSTIKDLGIHTEMFVDGMVDLVEKGKVTGNYKQTYRGQIVYTFALGSKRTYDFIHKNALCVSIPVDETNLTNKIAQNDNVISINNCLQVDLTGQVASESNGHRQISGTGGQLQFVRGAVASKGGKSFICLSSRFKDKEGRPRSRIVPGLEEGTVVTTPRSDTMYVVTEFGIVNLKGKSISERALALISIAHPDDRESLLQQARDSGIVSRRYC, from the coding sequence ATGCCAGTACAACAAATGCTTCAGGAAAAAATGGTGAGCGTTAGCGAGGCGGTAGCGTTAGTTAACAGTGGCGACACCATTGATTATGGGTTTAGTGTTACGCAATCAGATATATTTGATACTGAGTTAGCCAAACAGAAAGATCGATTAAAAGATGTGATTGTTAGAGGTACATTGTCGGTCGCTGCTAGGCAAATTATTGAACAGGACCCAGATCAACAGCACTTTGAATATCAAAATTGGCATTTTTCTGGCTACGATAGAAAAAAATCTGAACAAGGAGTGGTTAGTTATATCCCCTTTAATTTTGGAGAAGGCCCTCATATCTATCGCGAATATTTAAAAACAGATGTGTTGGTATTAAAAACATCACCGATGGACCAGCATGGTTATTTTAATTTTGGTGTTTCCAACACATTTGCACGAGCGTGTTGTGATATAGCGAAAAAAATTATCATAGAAACATCCAGCGCCATTCCTGTTTGTTACGGTAATGAAAACACCGTTCATATCAGTGAGGTAGCGGCTGTTTTTCAAGGTGATAGTGCGCCATTATTTGAGTTACCAAGCGCACCTATTAGCGATATTGACCGGCAAGTCGCTGATTATATTGTGCCACTGATAAAGGATAGAAGTTGCTTGCAAATTGGCATTGGTGGAATGCCAAATGCGGTATGTTCTGCTTTAGCACATTCAACTATCAAGGACCTCGGGATTCATACGGAGATGTTTGTTGATGGGATGGTAGATCTGGTTGAAAAAGGAAAAGTAACAGGGAACTACAAGCAAACTTATCGTGGTCAAATTGTCTATACCTTTGCGTTGGGTTCCAAAAGAACGTATGACTTTATTCATAAAAATGCATTGTGTGTCAGCATTCCTGTGGATGAAACAAACCTGACAAACAAAATTGCACAAAATGACAATGTGATTTCTATTAACAACTGTTTGCAAGTGGATTTAACCGGTCAAGTGGCCTCAGAGAGTAATGGTCATCGGCAAATTTCAGGTACTGGGGGGCAGTTGCAATTTGTCCGTGGGGCAGTGGCTTCTAAAGGCGGGAAGTCGTTTATCTGCCTTTCATCTAGGTTTAAGGATAAAGAAGGCCGACCTCGCTCTAGAATTGTGCCCGGGCTAGAAGAGGGGACCGTCGTGACAACACCTAGGTCGGATACGATGTATGTTGTGACCGAATTTGGTATTGTTAATTTGAAAGGTAAAAGCATCAGTGAAAGAGCATTAGCACTGATCAGCATTGCGCACCCCGATGACCGTGAAAGCTTGTTACAGCAAGCACGTGACAGTGGCATTGTGTCACGTCGTTATTGCTAG
- a CDS encoding TetR/AcrR family transcriptional regulator, with protein MTNTIKKSSVTRQLILDAAAKKLSQHGYHGTYLKDIAESINMQAGSLYYHFNSKEALVQEVLNKSVHLIRDIVEYEVEQLAKAPSFPDLLRAAIRGHLIAILRHSDYTLASIRNYGQVPETVHNAAQPDRDAYENFWRDLFEQAEKDGVIRTGVDKHLLRLAIFGSMNWASIWYVDSGASVEAIAQSQADLFLNGCYVDGEHGAV; from the coding sequence GTGACAAATACAATAAAAAAAAGCTCCGTTACCCGTCAGTTAATTTTAGATGCAGCGGCTAAAAAATTAAGTCAGCATGGCTATCATGGAACTTATTTAAAAGATATTGCAGAATCAATAAACATGCAGGCAGGGAGTTTGTATTATCACTTCAACTCAAAAGAAGCCTTAGTGCAGGAAGTACTTAATAAAAGTGTCCATCTGATCCGAGATATTGTTGAATACGAAGTAGAACAGTTGGCTAAGGCGCCTTCTTTTCCTGACTTGTTACGGGCTGCTATTCGGGGGCATTTAATCGCTATCTTGCGGCACTCGGACTATACCTTAGCCAGTATTAGGAATTATGGGCAAGTGCCAGAAACCGTTCATAATGCGGCACAACCTGACCGTGATGCTTATGAGAATTTTTGGCGTGATTTATTCGAGCAAGCTGAAAAAGATGGTGTTATACGTACAGGGGTAGATAAGCATTTATTGCGTCTTGCCATTTTCGGGAGTATGAATTGGGCAAGTATTTGGTATGTTGATAGTGGCGCAAGCGTGGAAGCAATTGCACAATCACAAGCTGATTTGTTTCTTAATGGTTGTTATGTAGATGGAGAGCACGGTGCAGTATAA